AGTCAACAGCAACTCCGTGTACGGACCAAACAAGGTGACTTTAATTCAGCTCGTTTTACTGGCGCATTAGCAATTGTGAGGAACGGAAAGCCATTCACTGATGGCGAGTATTTCAACATTTATGCTTGATGTGGCTAATGAACTTTTTGACGACTTCACAGATAAAGAAAAGATACTCAAAGGGATAAAAGACATGCCTCTGATGAGGAGAGCCTCAACGCCTGCATGAAGCTCAACCTCACCGCATATCAACCGGACTACAAAGCCATCAGCAAAACGATGCAGCCCCAGAAGTCTCATTAATggtgagtgtttttttctaaGCTTcaatatagaaaaaaatattaaaaagaatacattagtaCACTCAAAAATCGTTGGTcttattaaaatacatgcatttaattgtagTTAGCCCATCCTTTTTTAATGGTATGGCTCTCACAGgaaactatttttaaaaaatgggcatTTATGACTGTCCgccaaaaaggttcccgacccctgctTTAAGGTAAAAGGCTGCAATTTAATTATACATCCAATCATGACACTAGTTTCACTAGCAGCtgcattaaatcaataaaaactataaaaataaacactgaagTGAGAATTAAAACCCTTATTTTATATCCGCAGTCAGTCTTCACGGCATTGTGAAATATTTGCAATTCACATTGTGTCCTCCTTTACATTCTTTGCTAAAACGTGAGGGCGCTTTTCACTGAGCCCCCCATATGCGACAAAGCTATGGCGAGCGTGGCTTTCAGTTCCGAGTAGTCCGGCTGATCCGTGTACTGCAGATTGGCCACCGAGCTCACGTAGCTCTGAAATGTACCTAAGTAACAAAACATGAAGGTGCAAGCTTTTAATCACTGACTTGCTGTGAacattataaatatttacttACTCGAAACTTTATTCTTTCCGAAACAGTAACTCAACAGTGCTGGAACGTCGTCTAAGTATCTGAAATAACAACACATATAGTATGAGAGAATACACCGTAACAACAGTACAAAACATGCAGCCCAAAAATTAAGAACAGTTTCAAATACCAAAACAAAGGCTCACCTCTGTTTGAGGCAAGAAACCTGGTCGGGATCAGTGAGAGCGCTCCACGGCAGCTTGCCCGTGTGCCACTGCAGCATGCAGTAGGCCAGAGACTGCAGGTCACTGCGCCGTGACGGCGCTAAAAGAACACATCTTGAATTAAGCGCTGCTTCTTAAGCTTTAAACACAGAGTAAGTAGCACCTCCCCCCAAAATACTCCTTAAAAGTTCAGGTGGAGGGTTTGTTGTGGTTTACATTGGTGCCCTTATGCCACATATGGGGGCAAGTCTAAGAATGTGAACTCACCTGCTCCGGCATGAGAATCAATGCTGATGAATTCCAGCGATCCTTCGTGTGGCTCTTGGAAGCCTTGGCGATGTACCACGTGGCGTCCACCGGGACAGTAGCGCGAGGTGTGATAGTATCCCACTAAAAATATCTGAAGgcagaaacacaaaaaaacaagacacatAGACGTATGCAAATGCAAGACAgaagcacacgcacactcagaCACCGCAGTGGGTGCTCCACACAGAAGCCAGTCTTAGCGAGCGTTCTCCCGACCTGCGTGGGGTATCCCGCTTGGATGTAGATGTTTTCAGCGTTGATGTCCGCGTGCACGTACTCGTTGGAATGGATGTAGTGCAGTACATCCAACTGCAAAAGGGACGCACAACACGTCGGCTTCAAGCGTCAAGGGCGAGGGGGGGCAAACTGGGCAAAGGATGCTCGCTCACTATTCTGCAGGCAAGATGGATGACCGTCTTCTCGGGAAGATGattgttgtccatgatggagtgAAGCGACTGGCCCATGGCGGGAAAAACCAAGAACCTACAAAAATGGTTAGCCACTCTCTGCAAACGGAATGTGAGAGCCTGGTTGCAAAGTTGATAGGCGCACCTGTAAGAATCTGTGTGACCGAAGCTGACGCAGGAAGGAATTCCAAGGAAGTCCAAGCCGTGTTGTCTGATCCACTTGTTCACTACAGGGAACATGCACATTCACGTATCACCCAACAATTTTACTTTAATTGACACACtaaccatttatttttttgtaaaatcaaATGCTCACCATATGAAGGCTTTGCAGCCCTCTGCAGGAAGTTCTGCTCCTTGTAGATTCTTCCTCGTACGGCACCCTGGAATTCAGACGCTCAGCTCTTTACTCAAAGACTTGGATATCGTTGTGGTTGCAGAAAAGTTGCGGCGTCTCAAAATATTTCCACAGTTCTTAAATTGCAGCGAGTTCATTATGTGTGTGAGGGTCAGTGGCCAAGTGTGCGGCGCCGGCTGAGTTTTGTTTCAAAACGAAATATTCTACTCACCAATTTAAGGATATAAGCGGATTCCTTCGAGGAGGTCGTTGAGCCTTTGGGCACAACTGAGAGAAAATGCACATTGTACAGTTGGCACAGCCGGAATGCGCTTTCATTGACTGGCAGACATGACAAGTGCAGCGTTACCTTCATACAGGAGCTCTGTTGGGATCTGACTGAGCAGCTTGACCAGCGTCCACTTCCTGCCCGTGGTGTCCATTAGCTCCTTGCCGTCCTCCAGTCGCTCCACGGCGGCCACCTTTTTGGCTTTGTTCTGTCCTCTGCCTGCGTAGACgagcacatccatccattcggATGAAACGAGAGCACGGACAAACATTCCAATCGGTTTTATTTGGCACGTATACGAATATACGTGTACTGTAACTGGCTCGGACAGTGCCACAACTATGGCTCTGTCAGACCACCACCCAAAAAGGCTGCTGTGGACATTGCGCGTGTATTGTTCACCTTTGGACGGAGATTTAGAGGTTGGTGAGGAAAGTGGAGAAACGACTGGCGGGCCGTCCACAGTGGATTCCGCTGCGGTCCTCATGGTTACATTTGTCATCTCCCCTTCTTCCGCAGGCTGCAAGAGCgttcctctgccccttcctgTGGGTAACGTTGATGGATGAGATGTGGCTGTCTACCATAGAAAATGaattgtttgttattttttgtctttcgaGCTTACCAGGTCTGGGGGATTTCAAGATGGGTGAGGGGGAGGCCTCAGCAGCTGTTGACTTCTTTACACGTTTGACTGGAGTTTGCTTTGGTGAAGACGTGTTGTTTtctattaaaaagaaaaataccagTGGAAATCACAATTTTATTAATCTGTATAAATGTGATATCGTTAGCCTAGAACCACAATAGCCTAAGTAATTTGATGATACACAAGTACATGAATAAAGAAGCTGAGacgtgattaaaaaaaaaaagataatacataaaaaaaagaaacaccatAATAACTGGGTAATTATTACCTTGTGCCACTGGAGGTGGATCTTcttttacatttaatttgacttccCTGTCCAGGCGGAGGGCGTTACGAGTCTTACGTACAGGGCGTGGAGAAATGACACTTTCGTGCActgtagaagaagaaaaatgttgatGTGCTTGGTATTAATTGTCCCCCTCAATGAAACCATTTTACTTTTGCTAAAGAGAAATTCTCATCTTAGGTGTGCAGTTAATCCTACCGTCTGTGGCCTCGTAACATATGTTGGACGCTTGGCTAATGGCTTCATCCCCTTTAGGGGGAGGGAAATTTGGAGACGGTTTGATGGCCTCAAGTGCTGATGCATCGCTGGCACAAGGAATTTTCTCCCCACATGAAGGACAAAATTTAAAACTAGACTGCAGCTTTGCGCCGCACTGAGGGCAGAATCGGAACGTCGTTCTGCAAGAGAACATACAGACATTAGCATACAATGTAGCTGAGGAATAAAATATCACAATCAGATGGTTTGGAatcaagtgaaaataacacagCTCTACAACCTAACTCAAGGCGTGCCAAATGACCAGGACCATATGCATGCAtttggaaagctttttttttatatatttttttattaaatatcattaccattttTAAGGTCCACATTCTTGAGACATTGTAACGCCAATGAGTCACATGGTTGGTTGCCAGCGGTTTATATGTTAAtagctgcgtgtgtgtggttaTTTTGAAGCGACATTAAATTTACTTAAACAGGTTTGATTAGTGATTGCATTGTAGCGAAGTGGCATTTATTCAGTATTGTACGATGAGAAGGTCACGTCTGAGAGCTACTGTATATCAACGCTATTATTACAAACCCAGATTAGCTAACATACGGTATTGACATGCCAGTTATGTACAGTGAGTGTACATGATAAATTCCGTTCGGTTATTGTGAAAGGACAATTAACATATAGCACATCAAAACCACAACCAGCTtgaaataacaacaaataatgcaaacaaCAGCGATCAAACATGTCCGTCGCTGTGAACAACATTACGAGCCAAGTGAGCTACGCGAAAATATATAACTTCCTATCCTCTGAAATGTGTCGACGCTATTAGCGTAGTTAGCATCTACAAGAGATGAAGCTTGTATCtataatctaaaaaaaaaaaaaatgtataaaaccagatggatttaaaaacaaccttTCCGATCTTCGCTCCATGATCAGCTGGTTGTGTTTACAATTTTCTCCTTCGCTGGAATGATTTTGTAGCAAGGCTGCCCCTATGGGAATGTAAGAGAACTGCAAGCGGGCCGTTGGACCTACGATTTGAATAATTCACTACTTAAAAGACttgtttttcatgttcattttattaaaaaggacaaagcgttatatattttctaaaaaaaattaacaaatttTCTAATGTAAAAGGCACAAATtctgtttgtattttcattaCTTAAATCAGTAGAAGGGCAATCTGTTTTACACCAAACATGCATGCCTTAACTAtactttttgtgatttttatctTTGTAAAACAGTTGCAAGTGTAAAGATGATTCATAAAATTATATACATTGAGTATAAGTACACACGTATGGTCTATAAATACATGTCAAATAAGCATAATTTGAAATGCAAAGTATGCAGTTAAGTATTGCATTGCTTCTCCAAACGAAAGAGCAAGAATAAGcttttcaattttaaaaaaaaaactgaatgttACATATATTTTGCTTTAAATGTACGTATAATGTACGTAGATTGAAAGACGTATTCAACAGTCAGtacacaaaaatatgaattttcttttgacaTTGTAATTTTTCTCTGTTTCTGTATGTCTTACAGGacaaatttctttttattgttatggACAGCAATGATGCCAAATAATTAAAGTCCACAATCTACTGTAATTGTTATTGCACATAAATGGCTAGCCAAGTCTGAGAGATGCTAAAAATGTATCTTGTGTCTACTATAACAACAAAATGAGCTAACTGAATTGATAACATACAGAGTTTATGTGGAGGAGTAAACAACATGGCACAAGTGTTGATGCTCAATATCAAACGATCTGAATACTGAAAGGTTTGAGCAAGATTCTAACTGCAACATGAAATTCAGCAGGACAAACTTTCCTAGAAGTATATAAGCTGGAAGTACATGTAGAGATTTAAATTGTGTATTTATGGCCTATGTGGTATGGCAACTCACTTTGCTGAATTACCATCTATATTCCTGAAAATGAATTTAGCTTCACAATTGGACATTTCAGCAATATTGTACATAAATATCCACCACCCCAAGTAACAAATGTCCATCTATGACTGGAAAGGTCAATAAGCGACATACAGTACGACTACACGGTATCCCAACAAAATATCACCAATCGGCAGTTTTACAGGGGAGCCACTTGGTATGTTTGAACTGAAACAGATTCCACTCTGTCctattttatgtatttcaCTGACACCTCCGCACTCTTAACACGAACATTTGCTTCCTTCCGAGGTCTCTGCCAAATCTGCGTTGTTGTGACCGTTTGTTCGGAAGGTTCCGTCCGGAATCCACGACTTGTCCACGCATCGTTCCATCCTCTTCATGACGAAGTCAAGCAGCACGTCCACGACCTGACTGACGTTCTGTCCATTCGCCGCACTCGTCTCAAAGTAAGGGATCCTTTCGGGTGGTAAAACAAGTAAGGTTGACTCTGGATTAACGTGAACAACAACCCGGAgatgattacaaaaaaaacatacaaaagcaTTTGTTTGGGATACATGCCACTGCCCTTCTTAGATAACTTTAGTAATCTTCTCAAGAAGCCTTTTAAAACTATGCATGCAGCTCTCATCCATTGCACTATTTGTCTTTCAATGCAGGTGAGCCAGAGTGAGCTACTTGACACATGGGGACAAATATTGACTTTTCCAGGAGGGCCAATTTAGTCTAACGCTATCTTCTCACTGACTTGGGCAAACAAGTTGGGGACTGCCTTCTTGACAAACATTTCAGGAAGAGGCTTGGTGGGCGAGTGATACCTACCCATACTTTTCTGCCAGCTCTCGGGCTTCTTCCTCGTTCACGGCTCTCTGATCGGCCAGATCACATTTGTTGCCGCACAGAATCACGTCTGGATTTTCACAGTAAGCGTGAACCTGTAACTggcctgaaagaaaaaaacacttacTACCTACTTTGTCTCACTTGTAgcatagcataaataacaacTTTGTCAATTGAAAGAAATATGCAACAATAGAACTAAAATATATCCGTACATCCATTTTTCATACATCCGTGTTCATGCTTGAAAGATCTGCTTCAATCTGTTGATGTCATACAATTTCATTCTTCATACAGTAGAATTGTTAACTTGCAAAGTCGCAAAATGATGTCAGCTTTGAACTCTAAAGTTTTAGGGGAattccaaattcaaaatggTGAAATACGTAATTAATATTATCCCCACTCATATTGTATATGCAGTGCAACAGTAAAAGGACCTACTCATCCAGTTTCGAACGTTGAGAAAACTTTGCTCATTGGTGAGGTCAAACAAGAGAATGAAACCCATCGCATCCCGAAAGAAAGCCGTGGTCAAACTTCGAAATCTGACAGGAAGAGGGGGaggagcaacaacaaaaacaaaatgacgaTTTATTAAgtagactgagaaagtgttcaaaccaaaatgtaaGCCCGACTACCTCTCCTGCCCCGCCGTGTCCCACAGCTGCATGTGGATCTTCTGTTTTCGTCCAGAGGAGCCATCGGGACCAGTGGAATCGTATATCTGTTGAAAACACATAAAGTCACTTTTGGAGTGCTGGTATGGCCTCCTGCCATTAAATATGAGCGAGTCATCAACTCCAATTGAGTTGAAATGCATGTCCAATCGGATTCCCGTGGCTATAGGAAATTATAGGGCCGCTCATAAAATGTTCTCGTTACATGGCATTTATTTTACTGTAGGCGATGTATTAAGAAATTGTATGCATTCCCACTGTGGTTGAATTCTTGGAAGTAGATTTTAGTATTGGGATATACTCAATTTGCTACACTGCAACATTAGAGTATCTGTCTATGCATTTGCAACCAATATGTTAGCATGTATGTTGTGAACTGTGGATGAGGATCTCAATAATGGCCAGCTTGGTCCAAAAGCAGAAGTTGATAACAAAAAGAGAAGCGATTAAACGAAAGTAAATACGTGTTCAAAGTAGATGATTTGAATGAGATACATTGCAGGactagtatttttttttctctctctcaaatTCTAAAGATGAGCAGCAGCTTACCACTCGTTTTTCTCTGAAGTCAATTCCCACTGTTGTGATAAACTTGGAGTTGAACTTGCCGTCAGTGTACTGGTAGAGAAAACTGGTCTTTCCCACACCCGAGTCTCCCAGGGCTAGGAACTTGATGAGGTAATCATATTCCCCATCAGACATATTGAGAGATGAATTtctacaacacacacaaaaatattttgtcacacAGTAATGACTACATAGGACgattaaaaaacacattattgGCAAACTATGGCAACAAAGTATAAATCATGTACATACAGGAAAGTCAAGTCAGTTCTATTTATGTAGTGTCAAGTGACCACAGAAGTTGTCTCATGGTACTTAACATCcgatataaatgtattttattttcatatatttttaatcttaAAAATAGCCATGCTTAAAATAACTTCACAAAGTCGTTGATTTAAAACACGAGAGCATAACAAAGGCAATCAGTGGATGAAAATGAACACTAATTTGATGAAGGGAACGACTTCACATGTTCAACTAATTCCAGCCAAAAGAACGTGTGCACGTGTCATATGACCAGTGTGCGAAAAAAGCATTCAAACAAGCCTAACATTCTTTCAccgtgaccccccccccccctctgatCCTTTTATGTCGAGTCATAAGCGGCTTAAGGTGTTTTTATGCAACCAAGATGCATGATCAACTCACTCAGAGTGATGCTAAAAGCTAACACTAGCATGTTTGTCCAAGCCAAGGACCACGGGCTAAGACCACCATTAGGCTACTTTGAGGGggcaaaaaagcaaaatggattattttgtcacatttaTTATAATATGTAATGCTGTACACAATATTACACAAAACACGATATTATACAATATTTCTGTTCAGGAATTAATCACCGTACTCTAATCTTCTTGGATAAATGACCAAGCAATgattaaatattcatttaattGTTTGCCATTTCCTGAGCTCCGGTTAAATCTGAGTTGCTGTTAAACTGCACTAAAATGACTTCTACCGTATCCAAGCGAGGTTTATTTAGGTCATTGAGTTGCTTAGGGAAACATTTATTCGAACATATGTATTAAAACTGTCAATCAATTCCGTAATGCAACTTGATTGCTTCAATGGAcaacttcattttaaaattgggGGAATGCCTGGTGGAATACACTAGTTTATCGTGAGTTGTATATTTAAGCATGCAAATCGGTGAATTAGTCACATTTCACCACACTGTAGCTTGTCATCATATCTAAAAGCTTCGAATCCCAAAGTGCTACTGATCCTTCTTAACCGTAAATCACTACTTATGTACTGGAAACCACTACAACCAATTTGACCCAAATAACGATGAAACAGATTTTCTTCCTCCCTACCCAATCTGCTGTTGAGTACTTGGGAATGTTTATAGTTTCTTCCACCTTGACTTGGGCCCCTGTTCCAGCTGAAGGAAAAACGGCTTCATGCTTCAGTGGATTGGTGTTCACTCGGTGATGACCAGTGTTGGGTTTGTGCcaaatatacattttagaaTAATGTCCAAAAAGGTTTTTCTAATTTTACtcatttatattattgtttatttattgtccTGTGAGACTCACTAAATTGCTGGAACACTTCCTACAAGGTCCAACAAAGCTtcctgtctttattttttgcaacTAACACAGTCAGTAGGTAGCTAGACAAAACAATCGTCAGTGGTTCATAGCACTAACAGAACTACCACGGTAATAACAACCTAAAAACCTCTTGTTATCATTCTTTCCCCAGTGCTCAAAAGGAAGCAAACAGGCAAGCATGACTTTCCGTTCTTGTTGGGAAACTCCACCTGTCAGACAGGATTTCTAAACACACTCGAGCCcctagaaaatgaaaacaaaaatttgctTGGTCATTGCTTCTAAAAGCCATTTAGAACATCAGTGTTTTATTTGAGGTTCATCAGAGGCTCTACAAAAAGTTATTGTGCGCGTTCTCCCATTCAAATTGAATGTGCTTGGTTAATTATGAACACGGCCATGCCCCAATCTTATGAGGGTTAGCATTAAttcagttgtttattttttcttcccccttcGTTAACAGTTTTTGAGTTGTGCAGGTAATAGGTCACATTCATTTAAAGTTTTGAAACAATTTGTCATTCTCTTTTATGCCACAAAATCTTGGCATTTGAACAGAGGTGTGTAAACTTTTTACATCCAGTGTTGATGCAGCCATTGCTGTTTATTCTGTTGCCCACAAACACATGAGGTGACATGTGCAAGTTGTcatcttatttatttgaaagttCATGAGTATGTTGCAGTACAAGTAGTAAAGTAGAGTCACCATTGAGATACCATACGCCTTTCCTGCAATATGTTACACAACACTGAACGAGATAGCAAACACAATGGATGCTTTTAACTATTGTAATGATCTAATCCCGTAATGCACGATAACATCATGGTTCGTCATAGCATGCCCTGGTATGCATCATTGAGTGGAATGGCACAAGATCATTTCACAGATAATCCATGACACAATggcttgtataaaaaaaactatggaatgccttgttttcttgttgtttACAAGATCTTGAGCAACTTCAGCAAGTGCTTCATTACAATCTGCATGAAGCTTCAAcgattttgaaaaacaatctcATTGCAATATTTGAATTGCACCATTGAATCATGATGCTCAAACTGTTGGCTTATTTCCATTCGATTTAATCGCATTGATTAGAATTGAGTTGGGAATTGGTTGTTGAAAACGTGACAACATTCAGCAGACAGTAAAGGAGTTTGTATGGAACTACTTGGGCATACATTTCATTCCTTAACCACCACACCCATTTTTCATGTAATACCTAATGAGGGATCAGCAGTTCAACAGAACCACATTTTTGCTGTACCAACCTGAGTTTGTGCTGGCTAAGTAGTTCCACAGAAAAAAGTTAAATCTTCTGAGAAAACTTAGGGGATTTTCCTGCGGTTTTTCAAGCACAACGCAAGCCGACAAAAAAAGCAGCTTTAATTATTTCGACAAGGAGAAGTAAAGGACCCACCCTGGGCAGCACTCCAGATCAGAGGATGCAATCCGGATGTGCACAATACGTAGCGG
The window above is part of the Syngnathus acus chromosome 3, fSynAcu1.2, whole genome shotgun sequence genome. Proteins encoded here:
- the rab27a gene encoding ras-related protein Rab-27A, whose amino-acid sequence is MSDGEYDYLIKFLALGDSGVGKTSFLYQYTDGKFNSKFITTVGIDFREKRVIYDSTGPDGSSGRKQKIHMQLWDTAGQERFRSLTTAFFRDAMGFILLFDLTNEQSFLNVRNWMSQLQVHAYCENPDVILCGNKCDLADQRAVNEEEARELAEKYGIPYFETSAANGQNVSQVVDVLLDFVMKRMERCVDKSWIPDGTFRTNGHNNADLAETSEGSKCSC
- the vrk3 gene encoding inactive serine/threonine-protein kinase VRK3, coding for MERRSERTTFRFCPQCGAKLQSSFKFCPSCGEKIPCASDASALEAIKPSPNFPPPKGDEAISQASNICYEATDVHESVISPRPVRKTRNALRLDREVKLNVKEDPPPVAQENNTSSPKQTPVKRVKKSTAAEASPSPILKSPRPGRGRGTLLQPAEEGEMTNVTMRTAAESTVDGPPVVSPLSSPTSKSPSKGRGQNKAKKVAAVERLEDGKELMDTTGRKWTLVKLLSQIPTELLYEVVPKGSTTSSKESAYILKLGAVRGRIYKEQNFLQRAAKPSYVNKWIRQHGLDFLGIPSCVSFGHTDSYRFLVFPAMGQSLHSIMDNNHLPEKTVIHLACRILDVLHYIHSNEYVHADINAENIYIQAGYPTQIFLVGYYHTSRYCPGGRHVVHRQGFQEPHEGSLEFISIDSHAGAAPSRRSDLQSLAYCMLQWHTGKLPWSALTDPDQVSCLKQRYLDDVPALLSYCFGKNKVSSTFQSYVSSVANLQYTDQPDYSELKATLAIALSHMGGSVKSALTF